The following proteins are encoded in a genomic region of Streptococcus sp. 29892:
- the murD gene encoding UDP-N-acetylmuramoyl-L-alanine--D-glutamate ligase, translating into MKVTEIVKNKKVLVLGLAKSGESAARLLDTLGAIVTVNDGKPFEENPTAQGLLEEGIRVVCGSHPLELLDEDFALMVKNPGIRYDNPMVEKALEKGIPVWTEVELAYLISDAPIIGITGSNGKTTTTTMIAEALNAGNKSAKLCGNIGYPASSVAQTAANDDTLVMELSSFQLMGTEVFRPNVAVITNLSANHIDYHGTYEEYVAAKWMLQRQMTEEDTIVLNFNQEEAKDLAQKTKAKVLPFSTKEVVDGAYLQDGKLYFKGEFIMDADQIGVPGTHNIENALATIAVAKLWGVDNQSIQESLSAFGGVKHRLQLVGKIKGVTFYNDSKSTNILATQKALSGFDNSKVILIAGGLDRGNEFDDLVPDLLGLKKMVILGQSAPRVQRAADKAGVPTLAAKDIADATRKAFEAAEEGDVVLLSPANASWDMYPNFEVRGDVFLQTYEELCN; encoded by the coding sequence ATGAAAGTGACTGAAATTGTAAAAAATAAAAAAGTTTTGGTGCTCGGTTTGGCTAAGTCGGGCGAATCGGCAGCTCGCCTATTGGATACCTTAGGGGCTATTGTAACAGTAAATGACGGTAAGCCATTTGAAGAAAATCCGACAGCTCAAGGACTTCTTGAGGAAGGAATTCGTGTGGTTTGTGGTAGCCATCCGCTGGAGTTGTTGGATGAGGATTTTGCTCTTATGGTTAAGAACCCAGGTATCCGCTATGATAATCCGATGGTTGAAAAAGCCCTTGAAAAAGGTATACCGGTCTGGACGGAAGTTGAATTGGCCTACCTGATTTCAGATGCTCCGATTATCGGAATTACAGGGTCAAATGGTAAGACAACAACCACAACCATGATTGCGGAAGCTCTAAATGCAGGAAATAAGTCTGCAAAATTATGTGGGAATATTGGCTATCCAGCCTCTTCTGTCGCGCAAACAGCGGCCAATGATGATACTCTAGTAATGGAGTTGTCCTCTTTCCAATTGATGGGAACGGAGGTTTTTCGTCCAAATGTGGCAGTTATTACTAATTTGAGTGCCAACCATATTGACTATCATGGAACCTATGAAGAGTATGTAGCAGCCAAATGGATGCTTCAACGCCAGATGACTGAAGAAGATACGATTGTTCTGAACTTCAATCAAGAAGAAGCCAAGGATTTGGCTCAAAAAACCAAGGCTAAAGTTCTTCCGTTTTCAACCAAAGAAGTGGTGGATGGTGCCTATTTACAAGATGGCAAACTCTATTTCAAGGGTGAGTTCATCATGGATGCAGACCAAATTGGTGTTCCAGGAACTCATAATATTGAGAATGCCTTGGCAACGATTGCTGTTGCTAAGTTGTGGGGAGTTGATAACCAATCTATTCAAGAAAGCTTGTCTGCCTTTGGTGGAGTGAAACACCGCTTGCAGTTGGTTGGTAAAATCAAGGGAGTGACCTTCTATAACGATAGTAAATCGACCAATATCCTAGCAACTCAAAAAGCCTTGTCAGGTTTTGATAATAGCAAGGTAATCTTGATTGCTGGTGGTTTGGATAGAGGCAATGAATTTGATGACTTGGTTCCAGATTTGCTTGGTTTGAAGAAAATGGTTATTCTGGGTCAATCAGCTCCGCGGGTTCAGCGAGCAGCAGACAAGGCTGGAGTACCAACTCTTGCTGCAAAGGATATTGCGGACGCAACTCGGAAGGCCTTCGAAGCAGCAGAAGAAGGGGATGTTGTGCTCTTAAGTCCTGCCAATGCAAGTTGGGATATGTATCCAAACTTTGAAGTGCGTGGAGATGTTTTCTTGCAGACCTACGAGGAGTTATGTAACTAA
- a CDS encoding mechanosensitive ion channel, giving the protein MTNIIDSLFYPLLSALPGVIRMLVLVIIAFVLAGLLRKLTLAGLNKIQFSQKLQEWGVIKPEDNGQALIKTLGQLVYFLVILFFLPSILSGLNISSTVDPISSMFEKFFAFIPNMIAAGLIIFVGTFFCKFIKGLLTGVLERLDIDAWYTKVTGQEKLPFDSKQIISVLSTVVYVLIFIPILTLALETLGITSISQPIVTILNQVIGILPNVLVALILIAVGSFVAKLIGNLLENLLETAGINNYSKYLFAKEEANFELSAIITQVVRAIIIVFFFIQAIQVLNLEVFNSVGSALLAYLPSLISAVAIVILAIIASNLVANFLQKVTDSPLVITIVRYLIIVFAVFMALDQLKFAQHIVQSTFTIILGALAVAFALAFGLGGRDFAARQLEKLEKKIDKE; this is encoded by the coding sequence ATGACAAATATAATCGATAGTTTATTCTATCCTTTGCTTTCTGCTTTACCAGGCGTCATCCGTATGCTTGTCCTGGTTATCATTGCCTTTGTGTTGGCTGGCTTATTACGCAAGCTAACTCTAGCTGGTTTGAACAAAATCCAGTTCTCACAAAAATTACAAGAATGGGGTGTTATCAAGCCTGAAGATAACGGCCAAGCCCTTATCAAAACACTTGGTCAACTTGTTTACTTCCTTGTGATTCTCTTCTTCCTTCCATCTATCTTGTCTGGTTTGAATATCAGCAGCACGGTAGATCCAATCTCTAGCATGTTTGAGAAATTCTTTGCCTTTATTCCAAACATGATTGCAGCTGGTTTGATTATCTTTGTTGGAACTTTCTTCTGCAAATTTATCAAAGGTCTGTTGACTGGTGTCCTAGAACGTTTAGACATTGATGCATGGTACACTAAAGTTACTGGTCAGGAAAAATTACCATTTGACAGCAAACAAATCATTTCTGTCCTATCAACTGTTGTCTATGTATTGATCTTCATTCCGATCTTAACCTTGGCTTTGGAAACACTTGGTATCACAAGTATTTCTCAACCAATCGTTACCATTCTTAATCAAGTAATCGGTATCTTACCAAATGTTTTGGTTGCCCTTATCTTGATTGCAGTTGGTAGCTTTGTAGCTAAATTGATTGGCAACCTTCTTGAAAATCTTCTGGAAACTGCCGGTATCAACAACTACTCTAAATACCTATTCGCTAAAGAAGAAGCTAACTTTGAATTGTCAGCTATCATTACTCAAGTCGTTCGTGCTATCATCATCGTTTTCTTCTTTATCCAAGCTATCCAAGTATTGAACCTTGAAGTATTTAATTCTGTTGGTTCTGCCCTACTTGCTTACCTGCCATCACTTATCAGCGCTGTTGCTATTGTTATCTTGGCAATCATCGCAAGCAATCTAGTAGCTAACTTCCTACAAAAAGTTACGGATAGTCCTCTTGTTATCACAATTGTACGCTACTTGATTATCGTATTTGCAGTCTTCATGGCCCTCGATCAATTGAAGTTTGCACAACATATCGTTCAATCAACCTTCACAATTATTCTTGGTGCACTAGCAGTAGCCTTCGCCCTTGCCTTCGGTTTAGGTGGTCGTGACTTTGCTGCAAGACAACTTGAAAAATTAGAAAAGAAAATTGACAAAGAATAA
- a CDS encoding DUF3165 family protein — protein MFYLILAILLVLFYIFVAPKNVKGTINLILAVFLLVVLVIALILGFLKIMQFSTNFWLGLIMIFIGGWAMRDIHYLDSSPKGK, from the coding sequence ATGTTTTACCTCATCCTAGCGATTTTATTGGTACTCTTTTATATTTTTGTAGCCCCTAAAAATGTCAAGGGGACTATCAATTTGATTTTAGCAGTGTTTTTGCTAGTCGTACTGGTTATCGCGCTCATTCTTGGATTTCTAAAAATCATGCAGTTTTCTACAAATTTCTGGCTTGGTTTGATCATGATTTTCATTGGGGGCTGGGCTATGAGGGATATTCACTATCTAGATAGTTCTCCTAAAGGAAAATAA
- the typA gene encoding translational GTPase TypA translates to MTKLREDIRNVAIIAHVDHGKTTLVDELLKQSQTLDERTQLDERAMDSNDIEKERGITILAKNTAVAYNGTRINIMDTPGHADFGGEVERIMKMVDGVVLVVDAYEGTMPQTRFVLKKALEQNLTPIVVVNKIDKPSARPEEVVDEVLELFIELGADDDQLEFPVVYASAINGTSSLSDNPADQEETMAPIFDTIIEHIPAPVDNSDEPLQFQVSLLDYNDFVGRIGIGRVFRGTVKVGDQVTLSKLDGTTKNFRVTKLFGFFGLERKEIQEAKAGDLIAVSGMEDIFVGETVTPTDAVEPLPVLRIDEPTLQMTFLVNNSPFAGREGKWVTSRKIEERLLAELQTDVSLRVEATDSPDKWTVSGRGELHLSILIETMRREGYELQVSRPEVIIKEIDGVKMEPFERVQIDTPEEYQGSVIQSLSERKGDMLDMISTGNGQTRLVFLVPARGLIGYSTEFLSMTRGYGIMNHTFDQYLPVVQGEIGGRHRGALVSIDQGKATTYSIMRIEERGTIFVNPGTEVYEGMIIGENSRENDLTVNITTAKQMTNVRSATKDQTSVIKTPRILTLEESLEFLNDDEYMEVTPESIRLRKQILNKAERDKAAKKKKLATEE, encoded by the coding sequence ATGACAAAACTTAGAGAAGACATCCGTAACGTAGCCATTATTGCCCACGTTGACCACGGAAAAACAACCCTCGTTGATGAATTATTGAAACAATCCCAAACCCTTGATGAACGTACGCAGTTGGATGAGCGTGCCATGGACTCAAACGATATCGAAAAAGAGCGTGGTATCACTATCCTAGCTAAAAACACTGCTGTTGCTTATAACGGTACTCGTATCAACATCATGGACACACCAGGGCACGCGGACTTCGGTGGTGAGGTTGAGCGTATCATGAAAATGGTTGACGGTGTTGTCCTTGTCGTAGATGCTTACGAAGGAACTATGCCGCAGACTCGTTTTGTATTGAAAAAAGCCCTTGAACAAAACTTGACGCCAATCGTCGTTGTTAACAAGATTGACAAGCCATCTGCTCGTCCAGAAGAAGTTGTGGATGAAGTCCTTGAACTCTTCATCGAACTCGGTGCAGATGATGACCAGTTGGAATTCCCAGTAGTTTATGCATCAGCTATCAACGGAACTTCTTCCTTGTCTGACAATCCAGCGGACCAAGAAGAAACAATGGCACCAATTTTTGATACCATTATCGAGCATATTCCAGCGCCAGTCGATAACTCAGATGAGCCTTTGCAGTTCCAAGTATCGCTTTTGGACTACAACGACTTCGTAGGTCGTATCGGTATCGGTCGTGTCTTCCGTGGTACTGTTAAAGTTGGCGACCAGGTTACCCTTTCTAAACTAGACGGTACAACGAAAAACTTCCGCGTTACAAAACTCTTTGGTTTCTTCGGTCTTGAGCGTAAGGAAATCCAAGAAGCAAAAGCAGGTGACTTGATTGCCGTTTCAGGTATGGAAGACATCTTCGTTGGTGAAACTGTAACACCAACTGATGCAGTTGAGCCACTTCCAGTTCTTCGTATTGATGAGCCAACTCTTCAAATGACTTTCTTGGTCAACAACTCACCATTTGCAGGTCGTGAAGGGAAATGGGTGACATCACGTAAAATCGAAGAGCGTCTTTTGGCAGAATTGCAGACAGACGTTTCTCTCCGTGTAGAAGCGACTGATTCTCCGGACAAATGGACTGTTTCAGGTCGTGGTGAATTGCACTTGTCTATCTTGATTGAAACCATGCGTCGTGAAGGCTATGAGCTTCAAGTATCACGTCCAGAAGTTATCATCAAGGAAATCGATGGAGTGAAGATGGAGCCATTTGAGCGCGTGCAAATCGACACACCAGAAGAATACCAAGGTTCTGTTATCCAATCCCTTTCTGAGCGTAAGGGTGACATGTTGGACATGATTTCAACTGGTAATGGCCAAACTCGTCTTGTCTTCCTTGTTCCTGCGCGTGGTTTGATTGGTTACTCAACAGAGTTCCTTTCAATGACTCGTGGTTATGGTATCATGAACCATACCTTCGACCAGTATTTACCAGTTGTTCAAGGTGAGATCGGTGGTCGTCACCGTGGTGCCCTTGTTTCTATCGATCAAGGTAAGGCAACTACTTACTCAATCATGCGTATCGAAGAGCGTGGTACAATCTTTGTCAACCCAGGTACTGAGGTTTACGAAGGAATGATTATCGGTGAAAACTCACGTGAAAATGACTTGACCGTTAACATCACAACTGCTAAACAAATGACTAACGTTCGTTCAGCAACCAAAGATCAAACGTCAGTTATCAAGACACCGCGTATCTTGACTCTTGAAGAATCACTTGAATTCTTAAACGATGATGAATACATGGAAGTAACGCCTGAGTCAATCCGCCTTCGTAAGCAAATCTTGAATAAGGCAGAGCGTGATAAGGCCGCTAAAAAGAAAAAATTAGCAACTGAAGAATAA
- a CDS encoding excalibur calcium-binding domain-containing protein, translating to MKVKTFVISLAALLIGASIQTSVSADTPIYRLYNRQNGEHLYTTDANEKDVLYNQHGWGYEGIGWNAPDTGTPVYRLYNAGLQNHLYTSDTNEVAELTAKHGWTSDNNGQPVFYSGGTVPIYRVYNFKLRGLHHWTTDLNEYNVLPSHGWSQEGVKFYATSLGQQITTQYVTPPAPPTIEAPQTPVQTEPATPTQTEPAAPYYPNCSAVPESLKPILSGQPGYGPHLDRDGDGRACEPTRQ from the coding sequence ATGAAAGTGAAGACATTCGTTATATCGTTAGCTGCTCTCCTTATCGGAGCAAGTATCCAAACAAGCGTTTCTGCAGATACTCCTATCTATCGCCTATATAACCGACAGAATGGTGAACATCTTTATACCACTGATGCAAATGAAAAAGATGTTTTATATAACCAACATGGTTGGGGATACGAAGGTATTGGTTGGAATGCCCCTGACACTGGCACACCTGTATACAGACTTTATAATGCTGGTCTTCAGAACCATCTCTATACTAGCGACACCAATGAAGTGGCGGAATTAACTGCTAAACACGGTTGGACATCTGATAACAACGGACAACCAGTATTCTACTCTGGTGGTACTGTTCCAATTTACCGTGTTTATAACTTCAAACTCCGTGGGCTTCACCATTGGACAACAGACCTAAATGAGTACAATGTTCTCCCTAGTCATGGCTGGTCACAAGAAGGTGTTAAATTCTATGCGACGTCCCTAGGACAGCAAATTACAACTCAGTATGTTACTCCTCCTGCACCACCTACTATAGAAGCACCTCAGACCCCTGTTCAAACTGAACCTGCAACACCTACACAAACTGAACCTGCTGCACCTTACTATCCAAATTGTTCTGCAGTCCCTGAAAGTTTAAAACCTATTCTATCTGGCCAACCTGGTTATGGCCCACATTTAGATAGAGACGGGGATGGTCGTGCATGCGAACCAACTAGGCAGTGA
- a CDS encoding thioredoxin family protein encodes MIKKFVSCICLLLCLVIFYACQPSQEAKSEVITSTQSISLEEVEEKIRSREDFYLYVGRPTCPYCQKFFPNLEKAIQDTQVPVYYLNTDEESSDPVKSFVSSQNIQTVPHLTFYQNGEKQTYLEKGSQTPLEEIEQFLKQY; translated from the coding sequence ATGATTAAAAAATTTGTCAGCTGTATTTGTTTATTGCTCTGTTTGGTGATCTTCTATGCCTGCCAACCTTCTCAAGAAGCTAAATCAGAGGTTATCACCTCCACTCAGTCTATTTCGCTTGAAGAAGTGGAAGAAAAGATACGCAGCCGAGAAGACTTCTATCTCTATGTAGGACGACCAACCTGTCCTTATTGTCAAAAATTCTTTCCAAATTTGGAAAAAGCCATTCAAGATACACAAGTTCCCGTTTACTATCTCAATACAGATGAAGAATCTAGTGACCCTGTAAAAAGTTTTGTATCGTCTCAAAATATACAAACAGTTCCTCACTTAACCTTCTATCAAAATGGTGAAAAACAAACTTATCTTGAAAAAGGAAGTCAGACTCCACTTGAAGAAATTGAGCAGTTCTTGAAACAATATTAA
- the asnA gene encoding aspartate--ammonia ligase gives MKKSFIHQQEEISFVKNTFTQYLKDKLEIVEVQGPILSRVGDGIQDNLSGVENAVSVNVKLIPDATYEVVHSLAKWKRHTLARFGFNEGEGLFVHMKALRPDEDSLDEIHSVYVDQWDWEKVIPAGRRNLAYLKETVEQIYKAIRLTELAVEARYDIESVLPKKITFIHTEDLVKNFPDLTPKERENVVAKEYGAVFLIGIGGELADGKPHDGRASDYDDWTSPSEGDYKGLNGDILVWNEVLGSAFELSSMGIRVDEAALRRQVAITGDQARLEFDWHKALLSGLLPLSIGGGIGQSRLAMFLLRKKHIGEVQSSVWPQEVRDNFENIL, from the coding sequence ATGAAGAAAAGCTTCATTCATCAGCAAGAGGAGATTTCTTTCGTCAAAAATACATTCACACAGTATTTGAAAGACAAGTTAGAAATCGTAGAAGTACAAGGACCGATTTTAAGTCGTGTCGGGGATGGTATTCAAGATAATTTGTCAGGAGTGGAGAATGCCGTGTCAGTTAATGTCAAATTGATTCCAGATGCAACTTACGAAGTCGTACACTCTCTTGCTAAGTGGAAGCGTCATACCCTGGCTCGATTCGGTTTTAATGAGGGAGAAGGGCTCTTTGTTCATATGAAGGCCCTGCGTCCTGATGAGGACTCCTTAGATGAAATCCACTCAGTCTATGTGGATCAGTGGGACTGGGAGAAAGTTATTCCAGCAGGTCGTCGTAACCTAGCTTATTTGAAGGAAACGGTTGAGCAGATTTATAAGGCCATCCGCCTGACAGAATTGGCCGTTGAAGCTCGTTATGACATTGAGTCTGTTTTGCCGAAGAAAATCACCTTTATCCACACGGAAGACTTGGTGAAAAATTTCCCAGACTTGACGCCAAAAGAGCGTGAAAACGTGGTTGCCAAAGAATACGGAGCGGTTTTCCTGATTGGCATTGGTGGAGAACTGGCAGATGGTAAGCCACATGATGGTCGTGCTTCGGACTACGATGACTGGACTAGTCCATCAGAAGGGGATTACAAGGGGCTCAATGGGGATATCTTAGTCTGGAACGAAGTTCTGGGTTCAGCTTTTGAATTGTCATCAATGGGTATTCGAGTTGATGAGGCAGCCCTTCGTCGTCAGGTAGCCATTACTGGTGATCAGGCCCGCCTAGAGTTTGACTGGCATAAGGCGCTCTTGAGCGGCTTGCTTCCACTGTCTATTGGTGGTGGGATTGGTCAATCTCGTTTGGCCATGTTCTTGCTTCGTAAGAAACATATCGGTGAAGTTCAATCTAGCGTATGGCCACAGGAAGTGCGTGATAACTTTGAAAATATCTTGTAA
- a CDS encoding MmcQ/YjbR family DNA-binding protein, producing MNKSNSYQIHLPSLIPFGFILSNNRYIYREVFMEGQLEAVVEVDEAGQLSSYVWDCEMEEVYTAHLVTAPAGAFVGQVREAYQTILARVEEACCIALPFTKDQSNRLAQLIKEQWGDLPDYPFAKLPTYGAFRHPNNNKWYALVSQIPRDKLDGSGSQEEVEIVNLKVDGREIAELLSQSGIFPAYHMSKKTWVSVLLDDTVEDQTVFALLEKSRYLVGPKSYKAAQGPDYWVIPANPKVYDIDSEFTENKVVYWPQKSTIQAGDIVAIYVTAPVQVIRYVCRVLQANVTNHGQSDIPRDKSVMQVELIAQLPDEFLPRERMMDLGVKAVRGPRRLTAELIRELQKQFSYQDF from the coding sequence ATGAACAAATCTAATTCTTACCAAATCCACCTCCCCTCCCTCATCCCTTTCGGTTTTATCCTCTCCAACAATCGTTACATCTACCGTGAGGTCTTCATGGAGGGGCAGTTAGAGGCGGTGGTGGAGGTCGATGAGGCTGGTCAGCTGTCGTCCTATGTTTGGGATTGTGAGATGGAGGAGGTCTATACCGCCCATCTGGTGACTGCGCCAGCGGGGGCTTTTGTGGGGCAGGTGCGTGAGGCTTACCAGACCATTTTGGCTCGGGTAGAGGAAGCCTGCTGTATCGCTCTGCCATTTACCAAAGACCAAAGCAACCGCCTAGCCCAGCTCATCAAGGAGCAGTGGGGCGACCTTCCTGACTATCCCTTTGCCAAGTTGCCGACCTATGGGGCCTTTCGCCATCCCAACAATAACAAGTGGTATGCCCTGGTCAGTCAGATTCCGAGGGACAAGCTGGATGGGAGCGGTTCTCAAGAAGAGGTGGAGATTGTCAATCTCAAGGTTGACGGTCGGGAAATAGCAGAGCTGCTGAGTCAGTCGGGCATCTTCCCTGCCTACCATATGTCAAAGAAGACCTGGGTGTCAGTCTTACTGGATGATACGGTGGAGGACCAGACGGTGTTTGCCCTCCTTGAGAAAAGTCGTTATTTGGTGGGACCGAAATCCTACAAGGCGGCGCAAGGGCCTGATTACTGGGTTATTCCAGCCAATCCAAAGGTCTATGATATTGATAGCGAGTTTACGGAAAATAAGGTAGTCTATTGGCCACAAAAATCAACCATTCAAGCGGGGGACATCGTAGCCATCTATGTGACGGCGCCTGTACAGGTCATTCGCTATGTCTGTCGGGTTTTGCAAGCCAATGTTACCAATCATGGTCAGTCGGATATCCCAAGGGACAAGTCAGTCATGCAGGTCGAGTTGATTGCACAGTTGCCAGATGAGTTTTTACCAAGAGAGCGCATGATGGACCTAGGAGTGAAAGCCGTCCGTGGACCTAGACGGTTGACAGCAGAGTTGATAAGAGAATTGCAGAAACAATTTTCTTATCAGGATTTCTAA
- a CDS encoding DUF3883 domain-containing protein — translation MSKHKYYHLLNLIGYGLAKFDTQLIKQFGFNTKTDFYQYFVQLGLTETTGVVKQRMDLFDPYFENGRRGWWQKKDVYEHRKLFIDSLFGTADVTEFADILKMSLKEEGFLKDIFVAQKPIIQTRFRKLQETGLEAEQYFLQHFQSVPLFKAGSIEDARLYGDGYDFQITTTERVFLSEVKGIRENRGRFRMTEKEFLKAKEFPNQFVLSLVLNLESIPRIVTIENPLKELGFREKIVQSKAVKEYHVLEDIY, via the coding sequence ATGAGTAAGCACAAATATTACCATCTATTAAATTTAATTGGCTATGGTCTGGCTAAATTTGATACCCAGTTAATCAAGCAATTTGGTTTCAATACAAAGACGGATTTTTATCAGTATTTTGTTCAGCTTGGTTTAACTGAAACGACAGGTGTTGTCAAGCAACGTATGGATTTATTTGATCCTTATTTTGAGAATGGTCGGCGGGGTTGGTGGCAGAAAAAAGATGTTTATGAGCATCGAAAATTATTTATAGATAGTTTGTTTGGAACTGCAGATGTAACGGAATTTGCAGATATTTTGAAAATGAGCTTAAAAGAAGAGGGGTTCTTAAAGGACATTTTTGTGGCTCAAAAACCAATTATTCAAACACGATTTCGGAAATTGCAGGAAACCGGTCTAGAAGCAGAGCAATACTTTTTGCAACATTTCCAGTCAGTACCTCTGTTTAAAGCAGGGAGTATTGAAGATGCTCGTTTGTATGGTGATGGATATGATTTTCAAATCACAACAACAGAAAGGGTATTTTTATCCGAAGTAAAAGGAATTCGAGAAAACAGAGGTCGTTTCAGAATGACTGAGAAAGAATTTTTGAAAGCGAAAGAATTTCCAAATCAATTTGTCTTATCTTTAGTGTTAAATTTGGAGAGTATCCCTAGAATTGTGACGATTGAAAATCCATTGAAAGAGTTGGGCTTTAGAGAAAAAATAGTCCAGTCAAAAGCAGTAAAGGAGTATCATGTTCTTGAGGATATTTATTAA